The Flavobacterium sp. 102 genomic interval TGAAAAAAATCATAACCATAGCCATATTATTCTTCTCCATACTTTCCTATTCTCAACAAATGAGTTTAGAGAAAGGCAAATTTTATCTCGGCGGAAACCGAATTGACAGTCGCGAAGCTCGAAATTTATTTGCTACCAATGTTAAAGCGGCAGCACTTTACAAACAAGCCAAATCAAAAGAAGCTTTGGGTGGATTTTTATTAGGATTAGGGATTGGGCTAACCGTTGGTGATTTGGCCATTGGTTTGTTTTCTGATAAAGATTATCCTTCAGCACTAACTTATGCCGGATTGGGTTCGATTGCCGTTTCTGTGCCGATACTTTCAGGAAGAAAAAAACGATATAAAGAAGCGATTGAAATTTACAATTCGGAACACAAAGAATTAAAATTAGGCGCAACCAATAACTCCATAGAACTCAATGCGGTTTCGAATCAAAACGGTTTTGGATTACAATTAAAATTCTAAAATATGTCAGTCAACAAAACACTACTCGATAAAGGAATTAAATACATGCTTTATGCTTTACCTTTGATGTTTATTGGTCCGAGTGTCATTTACAATGCCTTCATCAACAAACAAAACACTTGGCATTGGTTGGTTTTAGCCATTGGAATTGTCCTTTGCTTAACCGCAGTCTATTTTATGTTTAAAGGAATAAAAACGCTTACTGACGCTTTGTTTGATCATGAAAAATAACTCCTATTTAGAAAGTGTTCAAAAGCAATTTCTCTATTATAAAATGTTAGGTGAAAAAGCGATGGAACAACTTGAACCTGAGCAATTATTCATTTCGGTGAATGACGACACCAATTCGATAGCAATAATTGTAAAACACCTTTCCGGAAATATGTTGTCACGTTGGACAGATTTTTTAACTACCGATGGAGAAAAAGAATGGCGTAATCGTGACGCAGAATTTGATTCCTATTTTCTTGAAAATGACAAAGCGGAACTGATGAAATTGTGGAACAGAGGCTGGGATTGTTTGTTCAATGCGATAAATTCGTTAACCGCTGAACAATTAGAAACCATTATCTATATTCGCAACGAAGGTCATACGGTTGTGGAAGCGATTAACCGTCAGTTGGCGCATTATCCTTATCACATTGGTCAAATTGTTTTTTATGCCAAAATGCTCAAAAAAGAAGAATGGAATTCGCTTTCCATTCCAAAAAATAAATCCAATAGTTACAATGCAGAGAAGTTTTCTAAAGACAAAAGCATAAAGAACTTTACGGATGATGAATTGAATAAATTAAAACGTTAAGGTTATAAGGCACTAAGTCTCTGAGGTTCTGAGAAAAACTAAACTCAAAACTAACAACATAGCAACTTAGTACCTTAGCACCTAATACACTTAGCACCTTAACCCATGAAAAAAACATCACTACTCCTACTCGCTTTAACCGTGATTGCTTGCTCAGAAAAAGAGCGTAACTGCCAAGATTTTAAAACCGGCACTTTTGAATTCTCTCAAGAAATCAATGGAAAAAAGGTCACCTCAACTTTCACACGTACCGAAACACTTCAAATAGAAACCTTTAACGGAAAAACCGATACCGCTTCTGTGCGTTGGGTAAATGACTGTGAATTTGTGTTGCAAAAATTACATCCGAAAACCATGAATGAAAAGAAAGCAATCAGCATGAAAATTTTGTTTACTAAAGACAATACCTATACCTTTGACTATTCTTTTGTAGGCGATGCGCAAAAACAACGCGGCACTGTAACAAAATTGAAATAAACGCGTTTAACCGATACAAACTTAATTTACAAACATGGAAGTATTTTTAAATCCCGATGCTTGGGTAGCACTTTTGACTTTAACTTTTTTAGAAATTGTTCTCGGAATTGACAACATTATCTTCATCTCAATCGTAACCGGAAAACTTCCTCAGGAAAAACGCAAAAGAGCCACAAGAATTGGTTTGTTTTTAGCCATGTTTATGCGTATCGGATTGCTATTCGGAATTACATTATTAATCGCTATGAAAGCTCCTTGGTTTAGTATTGATTGGGGTTGGTTTAGCGCTAGTTTCACCGGTCAAGCCATTATTCTTTTGCTTGGTGGTATATTCTTAATTTACAAAAGTACTAAAGAAATTCACGAAAAGGTTGACCACAAAGGTGAAGAAGAAAAAGACTTAAAAACTTCAGCTGCGAAATCATTTAGCAGTGTAATTGTCCAAATTCTATTAATCGATTTAATCTTTTCGGTAGACAGTATTTTAACCGCAGTTGGAATGACCAATGGTGTTGAAGGCGCAATATACATTATGGTTACTGCTGTTGTGATTTCTGTGGGCGTTATGCTTTTATTCGCTGTCCCGGTTGGCAATTTTGTGAACGCCAATCCATCCATACAGGTTCTTGGTTTAGCCTTCTTAATCTTAATTGGTTTTATGTTAATCACCGAAAGTATGCATTTATCTAATGCTTCTTTAGTAGGACAGCATGTTGGTGTAGTTCCAAAAGGCTATTTGTATTTTGCCATTGCATTCTCATTGGCTGTAGAATTCATCAATATGAAAATGCGCAAAAAGAAACACTAATAGTGAAAATATCAAAAGTATAAGCTCCCTATTGATAGGGAGTTTTTTTGTAGCATCTGAGTCTTTTTTTATTTCAATACAAATTGTCCGCAGCTTCTTCTTTTTTTAGATTTTATCCTACATTCTGTCATTTCTATGCTCCTCAACAGTTGTTAAATGATAATTATCATCTTTTTTTAATCAAAAAAAGATTACTTTTACGATAGTTGAGATTGTTAAAATATAAAATTTATTAGGCATGGGTATGGAAAAAAGAATAATGATCTTACAAAAATTCTCTTCTTTCAAAATTGTCCTTTTTTATACAATTGTTAGTGCTGTATATATCTTCGCCTCTGATTACTTCTTAGAACTACTGATTCCTAATATTAATTTACTCTCCAAACTTCAAACTATAAAAGGACTGGCTTTTATTCTCATTACTGCAATACTACTTTATATATTGGTCAAAAGAAATATTGATAAAATATCAAGCTATTATCAAGAAATCATCGATATAAAACAACTGTCCGATGAACAATCGATACAATCGAAGGAAGAATATATTTCTTTATTTAATCACAGCCCTTTACCAATGTGGCTTTTTGACACAGAAACTCTTCATTTTATACTTGTGAATGAAGCTGCTTGCAGTCATTATGGTTTTTCGCAAGAGGAATACATGTCAATGACATTAAAAGATATTCGTCCTAAAGAAGATATACTTTTATTAGAAGAAATGCTTGCTCTTTCTTTGAAAACTAACAGTTCACTTTCGACCATTGTAAGACATCGAAAAAAAAATGGGGAAATTATTCAAGTTAAAGTAAAAACTTGTTTTGTTGCTTTTAATGGAAAAAAATTAAGACTAGCTTCTGCTGTAGATATCACAGCAGAAATGAATACCCAAAAGAAACTGACAGAGTCAAATTCGAGATTACAAATTGCAAGTGAAATTGCCAGTTTAGGTTATTGGACAAATGATTTAGTGAAGTCAGAAATCCAATGGTCTGACGAAATGCACAGGATTTTTGAAACTGATCCCAAAACGTTTGAATTGACTTTAGAGGCGATAGTAAATCGCTTTCATCCGGATGAACGATTGAAATTCAACACCCAAACATTTTCCAATTTTGACGAAAAAAACATTATAGAAAGTGAGCAGAGAATTATTACCGATTCAGGCAAAATAAAATGGATATTGGAGCGAATACATTTAATAAAGAATCATAATAATGTCCCTATTAAACTAGAAGGTATTGCTGTAGATATTACCAAAAGAAAACTACACGAACAAGAAATATGGGAAAGCAACGAACGTTTTAAATTGTTGACGAAAGCTACCATTGAAGCCATTATTGATTGGGATATTGACAGTAAAACTGTTTTTTGGGGTGATGGTTTTCACTCCTTACTAGGCTATGACCTAAGCAAAACGGATAATCGTTTATGGTCAAGTAACATACATCCAGAAGACAGAAAAAAAGTATTAAGTGATTTAAACAGAGCTTTAAAAGATCCTACAAAACAGAATTTTAATGCCGAATTCAGATTTTTAAAAGCCAACAGAGATGTTGCTTACGTACAGCACCGGAGTGTTTTAATAAGAGACATTAACGGCAAAGTGACCAGAGTATTAGGTGCTATGATTGATTTAACTGATACTTTAGAAAGAATGCGTAAGATTGAAATGCAAAATAAGGTATTAAAAGACATTTCATGGACTCAATCACATATGGCAAGAGCTCCACTTGCAAATATTTTAGGTCTCATTAATCTTATGAAAGACAATAAAAGCTTAGGTATAAACGATGAAAATCTTATTGATTATATTAGTGAATCGGCCAATAAACTGGATGATATCATACGTGATATCGTCAAAAAATCTGCCGAAACCAATAACATTGAATAAATCACAACCACCGGAAATTTACAGAAACCCGACAAGTTTTTAAAACCTGTCAGGTTTAATTATTCTAATGACAATGTAATCTGTCCGTCATCGTCCGTTTCTGTTTGGATATCATCCGAAACATTATCTTCTCCGGTTACTTCAACATCTTCCGGTTGGATTTCTTCCGGTTCCTCGAATGGTAATGGTTCTAATAAATTGACTTGTTTTAGTTTGTCTGTGGTCAATTGGTTACCAATCGCCTTAATCCCTTTCACTGAAATAAATTGTTCTAAATCAACAGTAATTGTATCTTTTTGCACACCTTTGACTTTGGCAAAAACAATTTCCGCCATTGGTCGCCAATCGGTTGAAACGATTTCTAATTGGGATTTTTCGTGTTCAGTGATAAAGATTTCTTCTTTGTTTTCGTTTTCTACTAAAAAGCGTTTCACGAAATAACGTTCCTTTTCTCCATCATAATAAATGGTTGAAATTGGTTTCTTCGGATGCCATTTTTCTAAGACAATCATATCTTCCTCAAAATGCGTGGTCAACTCAGGAACAATCGTTTTCAATTTCCCCGATTGGTTGATAATGAGCAAACGGTCATTGGGTCTGAATTCACCCAACAACTCACCTCTTCCATCGACATTCAATCTTTGAACCGTATCGTCAAACCACACTTTACGCGGACGCAAAGTCGAAATGCCTTTTTCTTTGAGTTCAATTTTCTTAATTGGATATTTGGTCACGGTATTACCACGCGAAGCTCTTCCTTTGATGGCAATATCAGAGAAATCGACATCCCATTTGAGTTTTTTGACGCTACCTATTTGGCGCAATAAAATCGTCACCGTTTCTGCTTCACCATTCGGATTCGCAGAAAAATACAATACTTGACTTCCGGCTTTTTCCTGAGTCAAATCATAGAATTTATCACGAGTAACGCCCGAAACATTGAAACGCTTGATAAACGTTGAGCCGTTTTTACCATCGCGGTACATCATATTGTAAATCGTGCGTTTGTCATTTTTATCGAAAACCGCAATATGGATAATGTCTTTGCCAACGAACTTTTTGTCGTCTACTTTGGCAATCATCATTTTTCCGTCACGCAAGAAGACAATCACATCATCAATGTCAGAGCAATCAGCTACGTATTCGTCTTTCTTTAAACCGGTTCCAAAGAAACCTTCTTCTTTGTTGACGTAAAGTTTGGTATTTCTTAAAACCACTTTCGTCGCTTCAATCGTATCAAAACTTCTCAACTCGGTTAGACGTTCTCGACCTTTGCCGTATTTGTCTTTGAGCTTTTGAAAGAAATCCACCGTATAGTCAATGATATGGTCTAAATGGTGTTTTACTTCTTCCATTTCAGCTTCCAACTTCGCAATCGCATCATCGGCTTTGTCCGAGTCGAAACGCGTGATACGAATCATTGGAATTTGCGTCAATTTTTGCAAATCGTCATCATTGATTTCTCTAACAAACGATTTCAAGAAAGGCTTAAATCGGTCATACATATAAACGTAAAGCGATTCTCTGTCGGAGTACAATTTGAAGTCGATGTACATTTCTTCTCGGATGAAAATTTTCTCCAACGTTGAGAAATGCCATTTGTTTTCTAATTCGTCTAACTGAATTTCCAATTCGCGTTTGAGCAAATCAACCGTTCGGTGTGTCGAAATCTTCAACATATCCGAAACACCGATGAACAACGGTTTGTGGTTTTCAATTACACAACCTAATGGCGCTACAGAAGTTTCACAAGCGGTAAATGCGTAAAGTGCATCAATGGTTTTATCCGGAGAAACGCCCGGCGGAAGATGGATTAAAATCTCTACTTCGGCAGCGGTATTGTCTTCTATTTTTTTGACTTTGATTTTCCCTTTTTCATTGGCTTTCAAAATACTATCAATCAGCGTTGACGTATTGGTTGAAAATGGAATTTGGGTAATCACCAACGTTTGTTTGTCGAGCTGACCAATTTTGGCACGCACACGCACTCGTCCGCCACGCAAACCATCATTGTAATTGGAAACATCAGCAATACCTGCGGTTGGGAAATCAGGAAATAAAGTAAATGGTTTGTTCTTTAATATTTTAATCGAAGCATCTATCAGTTCGTTAAAGTTATGTGGTAAAACTTTAGTCGATAAACCTACGGCAATTCCTTCGGCACCTTGCGCTAACAACAACGGAAACTTTACCGGAAGATTAATCGGTTCGGCACGTCGACCATCGTATGACATTCCCCATTGGGTGATTTTGGGAGAATACAACACATCGTGGCCAAACTTAGAAATACGCGCTTCAATATAACGCGAAGCCGCAGCACTATCGCCGGTTAGAATATTTCCCCAGTTTCCTTGCATGTCGATAATCAAATCCTTTTGCCCTATTTGCACCATCGCATCACCAATACTTGCATCACCGTGTGGATGATACTGCATGGTATGTCCAACGATGTTCGCCACTTTGTTATAACGACCATCATCCAACTCTTTCATGGAATGCATAATACGGCGTTGCACCGGTTTGAATCCGTCTTCAATCGCAGGAACCGCACGTTCGAGAATTACATAGGAAGCATAATCCAAAAACCAATCTTTGTACATGCCTGTAACTTTGGTAATGGTGTCTTCCGGGTTTTCGTCGTTTTCGTAGAAATGGTTGCCCGAAGATTTAATGTCTTCAAAGCCTTCTTCCATTGCGTCATCGCTTGTCGATTCGTTCAACTCGTCGTTGATCTCGTCTTCGTTTGGGATGATATCGTCTTCTTCTTCGTCTTTCATATTTTTTGTAGCACTATGTTACTCAAAGTTTTCACAGTGTTTCACAATGTTTAAAAATTTCTTTGGGAAACTTTGTGCTTTACATAGTGGAACTTTGTGTTACTAACTTCATAATATCAATCTTTTTATTCCGTCTTTTAATGACTTTTTATAAAAATTTAAAAGTAAACCTAACTTACATTCTGAAAGACGCATGTAAGTTAGACATTGAGCAGTGTGTTCAATTGTAAAATCCTCAACAACTTTTAATTCAACGATCACTTTATTGTTTACAATTAAATCAACTCGGTATCCGCAATCCATTTTTATATCTTCATAAATAACGGGAAAAGGTTGTTCTTGTTTAACCTCTAATCCATGTTTCATCAATTCATAAGCTAAACATTCTCTATAAACTTTTTCCAACAAACCAGAACCTAATTTAGTATGGACTTTATAAGCGCAATCCAATATAATTCGACTAATTTCGTTTTCTTCGTTCATAATAAATTTAACTGTTACACTATGTTACTCAAAGTCAATCACAAAGTCTCTCAATGTTTTTAAAATTTCTTTGTGTGACTTTGTGCTTTACATTGTGATACTTCGTGCACCAAAAACCTACTTCTCCACCACATCCAATTCCACTTTCAAATTATTGATAATAAAAACCTGTCTGTCCGGTGTATTTTTCCCCATATAGAATTCGAGTAAGGTTTCAATCGATGTGGATTTGTCTAACATCACCGGATCAAGTCGAATGCTTTCGCCAATAAAATGTTTGAACTCATCGGGTGAAATTTCCCCTAATCCTTTGAATCGGGTGATTTCAGGTTTTGGTTTTAGTTTTTCAATAGCATCAATTCGCTCTTGTTCGCTGTAACAATAGATGGTTTCCTTTTTGTTTCGCACGCGGAATAAAGGCGTTTGCAAAATATACAAATGGCCGTCTTTAATTAGCTCAGGAAAGAATTGCAAAAAGAAAGTAATCAACAACAAACGAATGTGCATCCCGTCAACATCGGCATCGGTGGCAATTACGATATTGTTGTACCGCAAATCACCCATGTCTTCTTCGATGTCTAAAGCCGCTTGAAGCAAATTGAACTCTTCGTTTTCGTAAACAATTTTTTTGGTCATGCCATAAGAATTCAATGGCTTACCACGCAAACTAAATACGGCTTGGGTATTCACATCCCGACTTTTGGTAATCGAACCGGAAGCCGAATCACCTTCCGTAATGAAAAGCGTGCTTTCTAAACTTCTTGGGTTTTTGGCATCGGTTAAGTGCACGCGACAATCGCGTAGTTTTTTATTGTGCAGACTCGCTTTTTTGGCTCTGTCTTTGGCTAATTTTCTAATACCCGATAATTCTTTACGCTCGCGTTCGGCTTGAAGAATTTTGCGCAATAGTAAATCGGCTACTTCAGGGTTTTTGTGTAAAAAGTTATCGAGTTTGGTTTTGATGAAATCGTTAACAAAAGTACGCACTGATGGACCTTTCGGACCAATATCGGTTGAGCCTAATTTGGTTTTCGTTTGTGATTCAAAAACCGGTTCTTCGACTTTTACCGCAATAGCAGAAACAATCGATTTACGAATGTCAGACGCTTCAAAAGGTTTGTTGTAAAACTCTTTGATGGTTTTGACAATTGCTTCGCGGAAAGCACCTAAATGCGTTCCACCTTGGGTTGTATTCTGACCATTGACAAACGAATGGTATTCTTCTGAGTATTGTGATTTACTGTGTGTTAAAGCAATTTCAATATCATCACCTTCCAAATGAATTACAGGATATTGCATGTCTTCCTCCGAAATGGTTTCTTCGAGTAAATCCTTTAATCCGTATTCGGAAAGGTATTTTTCACCGTTGTAATAAATCGTTAATCCACGATTTAAATAACAGTAGTTTTTGAGCATCTTGATAACATACTCATTTCGGTATTTATAGTTTTTGAAAATGGTTTCATCGGCTACGAAAGACACTTTGGTTCCTCTTCGTTTGGTCGATTCTACTAAGTCCTCTTCAAGGGTTAAATTTCCGGCGGAGAATTCGGCGGCTTTTTGTTGGTTGTCCCGAACCGATTCCACACGGAAATAATTGGACAAAGCATTGACGGCTTTGGTACCTACTCCATTCAAACCAACAGATTTCTTAAACGCTTTGGAGTCGTATTTTCCTCCGGTATTCATTTTGGAAACCACATCAACGACTTTCCCTAACGGAATACCACGACCGTAATCGCGTACGGTAACCAATTTGTCTTTGATCGTCACTTCAATGACTTTTCCGGCACCCATGACGAATTCATCGATACAGTTGTCGATGGTTTCTTTGAGCAATATGTAAATACCATCATCGGGTGAAGAACCGTCACCGAGTTTCCCGATGTACATTCCGGGACGCATTCGGATGTGTTCTTTCCAGTCGAGCGAACGGATATTGTCTTCGGTATATTGATTTTGTTCTGACATTTTAAAAACTAACGATTTTAACTGCGTTCAATTCGGTCGTTGCCTTTTGCAACAACCTCGGGTCTGCTAATATAGTGGAATTAGGGTGATTTTTGAAATGATATTTATCAAAGTTATTAAGAATGATATTGACAAAATGAGGCAATAGGCATAAGACAAAAGACAATAGTTTAAAGTTGTTGAATTAGATGATTTTCCTCATTCTAGAAATAACATTTAGTGTCAAAAAAAAAAACCGAAAGTACTAACTTTCGGCTTTTTCCTATTGCCTTTTGGCTTATGCCTAATGACTAACTACACATTAAAACGGAAATGCATTACATCACCATCTTTTACGATGTATTCCTTACCTTCTACTTTGAATTTTCCGGCTTCTTTGGCTTTGGCTTCTGAACCATAAAGCACATAGTCTTCATACGAAATCACTTCGGCACGGATAAACCCTTTTTCAAAATCGGTGTGAATTACTCCGGCTGCTTTTGGTGCCGTATCGCCTATGTTGATTGTCCAAGCACGAACTTCTTTAACGCCGGCAGTGAAATAGGTTTGTTGTTTCAATAATTTATAAGCAGCCCGAATTAAAACCGCGGAACCCGGTTCCTTTAAACCTAAATCTTCCAAGAACATTTGACGTTCTTCATACGTCTCTAATTCGGTGATATCAGCTTCTGTTCCAACGGCTAAAACGATTACTTCAGCATTTTCGTCTTTAACCAATTCACGAACTAAATCAACATATTTATTGCCTGTAGCCGCTGATTCTTCGTCAACATTACAAACATAAAGAACCGGTTTTGTGGTGATTAATTGGAAATCTTCCATCAACGCTTCTTCGTCGGCATTTTGAGGAATTACTGTTCTTGCTGATTTGGCTTGCAATAAAGCTTCGCGGATTCTGTCTAAGAACGCTTTTTCAACTTGGCCTTCTTTGTTTCCGGTTTTGGCAGCGCGGTTGACTTTTTCCAAACGTTTTTCAACAGTTTCTAAGTCTTTTAACTGCAATTCGATATCGATGGTTTCTTTGTCGCGAATAGGATTCACATTGCCATCAACGTGGATAATATTATCATTGTCAAAACAACGCAAAACGTGTATGATAGCGTTACATTCTCTGATGTTGGCCAAAAATTGATTTCCCAAACCTTCGCCTTTACTTGCTCCTTTTACCAATCCGGCGATGTCAACGATATCAACGGTAGCCATTTGAACTCGTTCCGGTTTTACCAATTCTTCTAATTTGTTGATTCTTGGATCAGGAACGTTTACAACGCCTATGTTTGGCTCAATAGTACAAAACGGAAAATTCGCGCTTTGTGCTTTGGCATTTGATAAACAATTAAATAAAGTTGATTTCCCTACGTTTGGCAATCCTACAATTCCTGCTTTCATATCAATGTTTTATTATAAAAAGTGTGCAAATATAGCGTAATAAAACCAAGTAACAAAGTGGATGAAAAAGCAAAAATTTGAAGTTAATTTGCTCTGTCTTGCAATTGATTGATGATGGCTTGCTCTTCTTCGGTTGAAGTTAATCCCGAGATATCCCAATAAGTGGAAAGAATGGTATTTTTCTTGTTGTAAAGTGTTTTGTCTTTAAAGACTTCGCTTTCTTTGAAGCTGTAATTTTGGTTGCTGAAATTGGTGGTTACAAAGTAATTTCGGACTTCAATATCGGTAGTTTTATTTTTGTCAATTCGCTCAAAACCAATCTCTTCTTTAGAACTAATTAAATAATAATTTTCACCATCTAATCTGTAAATCGTTTTAAATAAAGATTTGTAAATATTCTTGGAACCAACCGCTTTTCTCTCTTTAACATTTGCAATAGTTGTTGGAGAGATAACGGTGCTTACTTCAATGATAATTTTCTTTTTCCAGTCGTAAATGATTCTAAAGTCATCGCTTAAATCGTCATTATTATCCAATGGCGTTACTAACATCACATTGTAATCTTGATTGGCAGAATAGCCTTTGATGATAAAGTCAAATTTCTTTTTGGCGACAGCATCCAATATTGGATTCAAATATTTGAAATTGTAATAATTCTGCATGATGTCGTTGAGATTGTACCCTAAGACATCAGAGTTAATTTGGTCAAATACCAAACCATATGACCTGTTTTGTTCTACTAAAATATTGCTTTTAAAGTTTTTTTCTTTGCCGAATAATTGGAAATTCATCAAACCATCATTGTAATAAGCATAATTGCCATCCATTTTGAAAAACTCTCTGGAATAGACTTTTAATCGCGCCGGAACCGTAAGTTTTTTGACTGAATTTGCAACTATACTTTTCAATATTTTTTGCGGATGTTGTTTGGTGACAATAATTTCATCCAAATCATTGACATTGCTTTTCAAGTAAATCGTATTATCAGTCTTCAGTAAAGCCGATGAACGCACTGTTACTTTTGCATAAGAAGAATGCGTAACCTGAATATTTGAGGAACCATTTAGAACAAAAGCCACCTTTCCTTCAGCATTACTCAATAAAGTCTGTTTGGTTTTTATAATGTAAACCGTAACGTCCTCAATAGGAAGATTGGTTAAAGCGTCTTTCAATATCAATGTCTTCTCAACAGATTGAGCGTATATTGAAACACTAAAAGCTAATAAAAACAGCAGGTAAAGTTGCTTCATCCTTAGACTAGGTTTGAACAAATTTAGTAAAATTTCATTTTAAATTGATAATACACCATCGTGATGGTTAAATAATTAAAAATAAATTTATTGAGATTGTTAAAAAAGTTTGACGTAATCACATTGTATCCGATAAACCACTTTAACCTCATAAAAAAACAGATTATAATTTTCAACACTGATTTTATGATTATCCTATAACATTTAGAAAGAATTATGTAACACAAAAGAACTCGTTAAGAATTAAATTTGTAATGTACAAACCAATAAAACAAATGATTATGAAAGCTATAGTAATAAGTATACTAGCTTTGTTATTATCTATTAATAGCCAAGCGCAAAACAC includes:
- a CDS encoding DNA gyrase/topoisomerase IV subunit A, yielding MKDEEEDDIIPNEDEINDELNESTSDDAMEEGFEDIKSSGNHFYENDENPEDTITKVTGMYKDWFLDYASYVILERAVPAIEDGFKPVQRRIMHSMKELDDGRYNKVANIVGHTMQYHPHGDASIGDAMVQIGQKDLIIDMQGNWGNILTGDSAAASRYIEARISKFGHDVLYSPKITQWGMSYDGRRAEPINLPVKFPLLLAQGAEGIAVGLSTKVLPHNFNELIDASIKILKNKPFTLFPDFPTAGIADVSNYNDGLRGGRVRVRAKIGQLDKQTLVITQIPFSTNTSTLIDSILKANEKGKIKVKKIEDNTAAEVEILIHLPPGVSPDKTIDALYAFTACETSVAPLGCVIENHKPLFIGVSDMLKISTHRTVDLLKRELEIQLDELENKWHFSTLEKIFIREEMYIDFKLYSDRESLYVYMYDRFKPFLKSFVREINDDDLQKLTQIPMIRITRFDSDKADDAIAKLEAEMEEVKHHLDHIIDYTVDFFQKLKDKYGKGRERLTELRSFDTIEATKVVLRNTKLYVNKEEGFFGTGLKKDEYVADCSDIDDVIVFLRDGKMMIAKVDDKKFVGKDIIHIAVFDKNDKRTIYNMMYRDGKNGSTFIKRFNVSGVTRDKFYDLTQEKAGSQVLYFSANPNGEAETVTILLRQIGSVKKLKWDVDFSDIAIKGRASRGNTVTKYPIKKIELKEKGISTLRPRKVWFDDTVQRLNVDGRGELLGEFRPNDRLLIINQSGKLKTIVPELTTHFEEDMIVLEKWHPKKPISTIYYDGEKERYFVKRFLVENENKEEIFITEHEKSQLEIVSTDWRPMAEIVFAKVKGVQKDTITVDLEQFISVKGIKAIGNQLTTDKLKQVNLLEPLPFEEPEEIQPEDVEVTGEDNVSDDIQTETDDDGQITLSLE
- a CDS encoding PAS domain-containing protein; translation: MEKRIMILQKFSSFKIVLFYTIVSAVYIFASDYFLELLIPNINLLSKLQTIKGLAFILITAILLYILVKRNIDKISSYYQEIIDIKQLSDEQSIQSKEEYISLFNHSPLPMWLFDTETLHFILVNEAACSHYGFSQEEYMSMTLKDIRPKEDILLLEEMLALSLKTNSSLSTIVRHRKKNGEIIQVKVKTCFVAFNGKKLRLASAVDITAEMNTQKKLTESNSRLQIASEIASLGYWTNDLVKSEIQWSDEMHRIFETDPKTFELTLEAIVNRFHPDERLKFNTQTFSNFDEKNIIESEQRIITDSGKIKWILERIHLIKNHNNVPIKLEGIAVDITKRKLHEQEIWESNERFKLLTKATIEAIIDWDIDSKTVFWGDGFHSLLGYDLSKTDNRLWSSNIHPEDRKKVLSDLNRALKDPTKQNFNAEFRFLKANRDVAYVQHRSVLIRDINGKVTRVLGAMIDLTDTLERMRKIEMQNKVLKDISWTQSHMARAPLANILGLINLMKDNKSLGINDENLIDYISESANKLDDIIRDIVKKSAETNNIE
- a CDS encoding DNA topoisomerase IV gives rise to the protein MKKTSLLLLALTVIACSEKERNCQDFKTGTFEFSQEINGKKVTSTFTRTETLQIETFNGKTDTASVRWVNDCEFVLQKLHPKTMNEKKAISMKILFTKDNTYTFDYSFVGDAQKQRGTVTKLK
- a CDS encoding TerC family protein, encoding MEVFLNPDAWVALLTLTFLEIVLGIDNIIFISIVTGKLPQEKRKRATRIGLFLAMFMRIGLLFGITLLIAMKAPWFSIDWGWFSASFTGQAIILLLGGIFLIYKSTKEIHEKVDHKGEEEKDLKTSAAKSFSSVIVQILLIDLIFSVDSILTAVGMTNGVEGAIYIMVTAVVISVGVMLLFAVPVGNFVNANPSIQVLGLAFLILIGFMLITESMHLSNASLVGQHVGVVPKGYLYFAIAFSLAVEFINMKMRKKKH
- a CDS encoding DUF1572 family protein, with protein sequence MKNNSYLESVQKQFLYYKMLGEKAMEQLEPEQLFISVNDDTNSIAIIVKHLSGNMLSRWTDFLTTDGEKEWRNRDAEFDSYFLENDKAELMKLWNRGWDCLFNAINSLTAEQLETIIYIRNEGHTVVEAINRQLAHYPYHIGQIVFYAKMLKKEEWNSLSIPKNKSNSYNAEKFSKDKSIKNFTDDELNKLKR
- a CDS encoding DNA topoisomerase IV subunit B; translated protein: MSEQNQYTEDNIRSLDWKEHIRMRPGMYIGKLGDGSSPDDGIYILLKETIDNCIDEFVMGAGKVIEVTIKDKLVTVRDYGRGIPLGKVVDVVSKMNTGGKYDSKAFKKSVGLNGVGTKAVNALSNYFRVESVRDNQQKAAEFSAGNLTLEEDLVESTKRRGTKVSFVADETIFKNYKYRNEYVIKMLKNYCYLNRGLTIYYNGEKYLSEYGLKDLLEETISEEDMQYPVIHLEGDDIEIALTHSKSQYSEEYHSFVNGQNTTQGGTHLGAFREAIVKTIKEFYNKPFEASDIRKSIVSAIAVKVEEPVFESQTKTKLGSTDIGPKGPSVRTFVNDFIKTKLDNFLHKNPEVADLLLRKILQAERERKELSGIRKLAKDRAKKASLHNKKLRDCRVHLTDAKNPRSLESTLFITEGDSASGSITKSRDVNTQAVFSLRGKPLNSYGMTKKIVYENEEFNLLQAALDIEEDMGDLRYNNIVIATDADVDGMHIRLLLITFFLQFFPELIKDGHLYILQTPLFRVRNKKETIYCYSEQERIDAIEKLKPKPEITRFKGLGEISPDEFKHFIGESIRLDPVMLDKSTSIETLLEFYMGKNTPDRQVFIINNLKVELDVVEK
- a CDS encoding GxxExxY protein encodes the protein MNEENEISRIILDCAYKVHTKLGSGLLEKVYRECLAYELMKHGLEVKQEQPFPVIYEDIKMDCGYRVDLIVNNKVIVELKVVEDFTIEHTAQCLTYMRLSECKLGLLLNFYKKSLKDGIKRLIL
- a CDS encoding DUF6095 family protein → MSVNKTLLDKGIKYMLYALPLMFIGPSVIYNAFINKQNTWHWLVLAIGIVLCLTAVYFMFKGIKTLTDALFDHEK